In Alistipes ihumii AP11, a genomic segment contains:
- the serB gene encoding phosphoserine phosphatase SerB codes for MENDDIEVIQINIHGEDKPGLTSSLTDILARYDAAILDIGQANIHQTLSMGILFKTDSIRSGDIMKDLLFKAYELGIQIRFQPITVEQYEQWVGMQGKNRYIITMLGRKLTAQQIAAVTRVVAEQGLNIDSILRLTGRVSLDENARAPKSCIELSVRGNPHDKEGMQSRFLQLSTELGMDISFQKDDMFRRSRRLICFDMDSTLIETEVIDELAERAGVGAEVRAITESAMRGEIDFAESFRRRVAMLKGLDESVMADIAEHLPFTEGLDRLMHVLKRLGFKTAILSGGFTYFGNYLRRKYGFDYVYANELEIEDGKLTGRYLGDIVDGKRKAELLKLISQVENVDIAQTIAVGDGANDLPMLSVAGLGIAFHAKPKVKATAGQSLSTVGLDGILYFLGYKDSYIDDKQFKL; via the coding sequence ATGGAAAACGACGACATCGAAGTTATTCAGATCAATATTCACGGCGAGGACAAGCCCGGCCTCACCTCCTCGCTGACCGACATTCTCGCGCGCTACGACGCGGCGATTCTGGATATCGGTCAGGCCAATATCCACCAGACCCTCTCGATGGGCATTCTGTTCAAGACCGACTCGATCCGCTCGGGCGATATCATGAAGGATCTGCTGTTCAAGGCTTACGAGCTCGGCATTCAGATACGCTTTCAGCCGATCACCGTCGAGCAGTACGAACAGTGGGTCGGCATGCAGGGCAAGAACCGTTATATCATTACCATGCTCGGTCGTAAGCTGACGGCCCAGCAGATCGCCGCCGTGACGCGCGTCGTGGCCGAGCAGGGACTCAATATCGACTCGATTCTTCGCCTGACGGGACGCGTTTCGCTCGACGAGAACGCGCGGGCCCCTAAGTCGTGCATCGAGCTGTCGGTGCGGGGGAATCCTCACGACAAGGAGGGTATGCAGTCGCGTTTTCTGCAACTGTCCACCGAGCTGGGCATGGACATTTCGTTCCAGAAGGACGACATGTTCCGCCGTTCGCGCCGGCTTATCTGTTTCGATATGGACTCGACGCTGATCGAAACCGAAGTGATCGACGAGCTGGCCGAGCGTGCCGGCGTCGGAGCCGAGGTGCGCGCGATCACCGAAAGCGCGATGCGCGGCGAAATCGACTTCGCGGAGAGCTTCCGCCGCCGCGTGGCGATGCTCAAGGGGCTCGACGAGTCGGTCATGGCCGACATTGCCGAGCACCTGCCGTTTACCGAGGGGCTCGACCGGCTGATGCACGTGCTCAAGCGTCTCGGGTTCAAGACGGCCATTCTGTCGGGCGGTTTCACCTATTTCGGAAATTATCTGCGCCGCAAGTACGGTTTCGACTACGTCTATGCCAACGAACTGGAGATCGAGGACGGCAAGCTGACGGGCCGCTATCTGGGCGACATCGTCGACGGCAAACGCAAGGCCGAGCTGCTGAAGCTCATCTCGCAGGTCGAGAACGTCGACATCGCGCAGACGATCGCCGTCGGGGACGGGGCCAACGACCTGCCGATGCTGAGCGTCGCCGGCCTGGGAATCGCATTCCACGCCAAACCGAAAGTCAAGGCGACGGCCGGCCAGTCGCTCTCGACGGTCGGGCTCGACGGAATTCTCTATTTCCTCGGCTACAAGGATTCGTATATCGATGACAAGCAATTCAAACTCTAA
- a CDS encoding AraC family transcriptional regulator — translation MSAADLHNEVRYLISTEEDELWGLTVTGVGCQTISAEQSYPPEGHPQGYRFDVDEGRVLSEYQLLYITDGEGIFTYGEDRESQLITEGKMFFLFPGVWHTYKPFANCGWKEYWIGFKGATIDRIVAEGFFLNQAPVFSIGLNERIVDLYIKAVEIADEERSGFQQALSGIVMHMLGLMYYRHRTREFVDENVIGRINKAKVIMREGIYDNLSAKDVADKLHTGYSGFRKAFKEFTGTSPAQYMQELKLNEAKRLLTTTSRPIKEISFSLKYDNPEYFSIFFKRRTSMTPVEYRLLARRGKDDPSQE, via the coding sequence ATGAGCGCTGCCGATCTGCATAACGAAGTCCGATACCTGATCTCGACCGAGGAGGACGAGCTCTGGGGACTGACCGTGACCGGCGTCGGATGTCAGACCATTTCGGCCGAGCAGAGCTATCCGCCCGAGGGGCATCCGCAGGGCTACCGCTTCGACGTCGACGAAGGTCGCGTGCTGAGCGAGTATCAGTTGCTGTACATTACCGACGGCGAGGGCATTTTCACCTACGGCGAGGACCGCGAGTCGCAGCTGATCACCGAAGGCAAGATGTTTTTCCTGTTTCCCGGCGTGTGGCATACCTACAAGCCGTTCGCCAACTGCGGGTGGAAGGAGTATTGGATCGGTTTCAAGGGCGCCACGATCGACCGCATCGTCGCCGAAGGCTTTTTCCTGAATCAGGCGCCGGTGTTCAGCATCGGGCTCAACGAGCGTATCGTCGACCTCTATATCAAAGCCGTCGAGATCGCCGACGAGGAGCGCTCCGGCTTTCAGCAGGCGTTGTCGGGTATCGTGATGCACATGCTCGGGCTGATGTACTACCGTCACCGCACCCGCGAATTCGTCGACGAGAATGTGATCGGCCGGATCAACAAGGCGAAAGTCATCATGCGCGAGGGCATATACGACAACCTGTCGGCCAAGGACGTGGCCGACAAGTTGCATACGGGCTACTCGGGATTCCGGAAAGCGTTCAAGGAGTTTACCGGGACGTCTCCCGCCCAATACATGCAGGAGCTGAAGCTCAACGAGGCCAAGAGGCTGCTGACGACCACGTCGCGTCCGATCAAAGAGATTTCGTTCAGCCTCAAGTACGACAATCCGGAGTACTTCTCGATCTTTTTCAAGCGGCGTACGTCGATGACTCCGGTCGAGTACCGCCTGCTGGCGCGTCGCGGCAAGGACGATCCGTCGCAGGAGTAG
- a CDS encoding ComEC/Rec2 family competence protein, whose product MKRRDFLRVTLLGGAVATVFPAALSGKGRGTGKGKPGFTLWQLPSQVDTIGNSYVLQTDGGRLVVMDGGMKDETLFLKGFLAALGNEVEAWFVSHPHNDHMGALTEILKKPGDLKIRKIYHSRFSDSLLSAEHPYDSYAREFYAELDRLDPAATEVVDLREPGLALKIDGLNLKVLGVTNEEFRTNPYNNSSTIIRAWDRDKSVVFLGDAGVECGDKVLAGPYRDDLNCDYLQMAHHGQQGCSEEFYKSIRFRACLWPTPTWVWNNDNGTGINTHNLKTFDTRRWMDEIGITEHHISWQGLTRIG is encoded by the coding sequence ATGAAAAGACGAGATTTTTTGCGCGTCACGCTGCTCGGGGGCGCCGTCGCGACCGTTTTCCCGGCTGCTTTGTCGGGCAAGGGCAGGGGAACGGGAAAAGGAAAGCCGGGCTTCACGTTGTGGCAGCTTCCGTCGCAGGTCGATACGATCGGCAATTCCTACGTGCTGCAGACCGACGGGGGGCGTCTGGTCGTAATGGACGGAGGCATGAAGGACGAGACGCTTTTCCTGAAAGGGTTTCTCGCCGCGCTGGGCAACGAGGTGGAGGCATGGTTTGTTTCCCATCCCCACAACGACCATATGGGCGCTCTGACGGAAATTCTGAAGAAGCCCGGCGATCTGAAGATCAGAAAGATCTATCACTCCCGGTTTTCCGACTCGCTGCTTTCCGCCGAGCATCCCTACGATTCGTACGCCCGCGAGTTCTATGCCGAGCTCGACCGGCTCGACCCGGCCGCGACCGAGGTGGTCGATCTGCGCGAGCCGGGATTGGCGCTGAAGATCGACGGGCTGAACCTGAAAGTGCTGGGCGTGACCAACGAGGAGTTCCGAACCAATCCCTACAACAATTCGAGTACGATCATCCGGGCTTGGGACCGCGACAAGTCGGTCGTTTTCCTCGGTGATGCGGGTGTCGAGTGCGGCGACAAGGTGCTCGCCGGACCGTACCGGGACGATCTGAACTGCGATTACCTGCAGATGGCCCATCACGGCCAGCAGGGATGCAGCGAGGAGTTTTATAAGTCGATCCGTTTCCGCGCCTGCCTGTGGCCCACGCCGACCTGGGTCTGGAACAACGATAACGGGACGGGCATCAATACGCACAACCTCAAAACGTTCGACACCCGCCGCTGGATGGACGAGATCGGCATAACCGAGCATCATATCAGTTGGCAGGGGCTGACCCGGATCGGATAG
- a CDS encoding MFS transporter has translation MVEYLRKKIADSAAARWTVLGLVSFTMLTGYVMTDAMAPLKTMLEQQLGWDSTDYGVFTSGYGWFNIFLLMLIFGGMILDKKGPRFTGVLSVGLMIAGSLLKYWAVSTDFGGAVTSLSIGSWQVFSLKSQVLYATLGFAIFGVGIEMVGITANKVVVKWFRGKALALALGLNVAAGRIGTAIAMFGSLPFARAMGSPSAPLLVCLIMFCIGLLSFLVFCVMDRRYDRETETERPLDNEKTDEEEFRFSDIFRIARIKAFWYITILCVLFYSAVFPFLKYATELMIQKFHVSPEFAGSIPALLPFGNVLLTPLFGSIYDRKGRGATIMLIGSALLVIVHVLFSIPMLTSSWIAVVLIVLLGAAFSLVPSAMWPSVPKIIPYRMLGTSYSMIFWIQNWGLSFVPMLIGYVLDRYCVSGTMLIDGIESTSYDYTLPMMIFAGFGVLSIVFALLLRREDRIKGYGLERPNIEERSAS, from the coding sequence ATGGTAGAATATTTACGCAAGAAGATCGCCGACTCGGCCGCCGCCCGCTGGACGGTGCTGGGGTTGGTATCGTTCACGATGCTGACGGGCTATGTCATGACCGACGCGATGGCTCCGCTCAAGACGATGCTCGAGCAGCAGCTCGGCTGGGACAGTACCGACTACGGCGTTTTTACCAGCGGTTACGGCTGGTTCAACATTTTCCTGCTGATGCTTATTTTCGGCGGGATGATCCTCGACAAGAAAGGCCCCCGCTTCACGGGAGTGCTTTCGGTCGGGCTGATGATCGCGGGCTCGCTGCTCAAGTATTGGGCCGTTTCGACCGATTTCGGAGGGGCGGTGACGTCGCTGAGCATCGGCTCGTGGCAGGTATTTTCGCTCAAATCGCAGGTGCTGTACGCGACGCTCGGCTTTGCGATATTCGGCGTCGGCATCGAAATGGTCGGCATTACGGCCAACAAGGTCGTCGTCAAGTGGTTCCGGGGGAAGGCCCTGGCGTTGGCCTTGGGGCTGAACGTCGCTGCGGGGCGTATCGGGACGGCGATCGCGATGTTCGGCTCGCTTCCGTTCGCCCGGGCGATGGGCAGTCCGAGCGCTCCGCTGCTGGTCTGCCTGATCATGTTCTGCATCGGGCTGCTGTCGTTCCTGGTGTTCTGCGTGATGGACCGTCGCTACGACCGCGAAACGGAAACGGAGCGTCCGCTCGACAACGAGAAGACCGACGAGGAGGAGTTCCGTTTTTCCGATATTTTCCGGATCGCCCGCATCAAGGCGTTTTGGTATATTACGATTCTCTGCGTACTCTTCTATTCGGCCGTGTTCCCTTTCCTGAAGTACGCTACCGAACTGATGATCCAGAAGTTCCATGTTTCGCCCGAGTTCGCCGGCTCGATCCCGGCGTTGCTGCCGTTCGGCAACGTACTGCTGACGCCGCTGTTCGGCAGCATCTACGATCGCAAAGGACGTGGCGCGACGATCATGCTGATCGGCTCGGCGCTGCTGGTGATCGTGCATGTGCTTTTCTCGATTCCGATGCTTACGAGCAGTTGGATCGCCGTCGTGCTGATCGTCCTGCTCGGCGCTGCGTTCTCGCTGGTTCCTTCGGCCATGTGGCCTTCGGTGCCCAAGATCATCCCGTACCGGATGCTGGGTACTTCGTACTCGATGATCTTCTGGATACAGAACTGGGGCCTGTCGTTCGTTCCGATGCTGATCGGCTACGTGCTCGACCGTTATTGCGTCAGCGGGACGATGCTGATCGACGGGATCGAGTCCACGAGCTACGACTATACGCTGCCGATGATGATCTTCGCGGGCTTCGGCGTGCTGTCGATCGTGTTCGCGCTGCTGCTCCGCCGCGAGGACCGCATCAAGGGGTACGGGCTCGAGCGGCCCAATATCGAAGAGCGTTCCGCGAGTTGA
- a CDS encoding tetratricopeptide repeat protein yields MRKIFLLLLVLAAWLPGYRAQAQLNKAYFFYAGRSFLIESKYRDAIEVLNILLRADSTAYEGYFLRGIAKYNLDDLIGADQDFSEAIRKNPVFTTAFQYRAITRMRMGNYDDALRDFQEAIDLRPDLPGPYYSRGVTYLLSQQFEKAIEDFDTFIRYDNKVSDAYINRGTSYLYLKDTTRALEDYNTAIRTNYFDPAGYNRRGALYMAQKKYDLALADFDKAVGYDSTYVPSYFHRAMVYSSTKRPVQAIEDFSRAIALDSTNALTYFNRAILRTQIGDYNRALDDYNRVAFYSPNNVLVYYNRAALYAQLGDYEAAIRDYSRAIELYPDFANAYLGRSSLRYMTNDLEGSRSDKQTAERKIAEYRSKLNDSTFSIYADTSRRFNQLLSFESEFAGNRYESLNAKTGNIALLPMFKFSLMTADTLPRPNLPGQYYVEQSERFLRDVGDRGLRWVNRDSDLPADTLFVIDAAFVDRLRGGDDSWQAYFLRGVSQSLIRQYTSSIANYTAAIDRNPSNPFLYVNRSTTQSEMIDFISSIDNGYQRIAVDSDPSSRLKTRSDRVYDYDEAIADLNKAAKLLPDFAYIYYNRGNLLCLSGRMPEAIEDYTRAIELNPSFGEAYYNRGLIQIYLKDTRKGCLDMSKAGELGVADAYKVLRIYGQPPGRTR; encoded by the coding sequence TACCGGGACGCCATCGAGGTGCTCAACATCCTGCTGAGGGCCGACTCTACCGCCTACGAGGGCTATTTCCTGAGGGGCATTGCGAAGTACAACCTCGACGATCTGATCGGCGCCGATCAGGATTTCAGCGAAGCGATCCGGAAGAATCCCGTTTTCACCACCGCGTTCCAGTACCGGGCCATCACGCGGATGCGCATGGGCAATTACGACGACGCGCTGCGCGATTTTCAGGAAGCGATCGACCTGCGTCCCGATCTGCCGGGGCCCTATTACAGCCGGGGCGTCACCTACCTGCTGAGCCAGCAGTTCGAGAAGGCGATCGAGGATTTCGACACGTTTATCCGCTATGACAACAAGGTCTCGGACGCCTATATCAACCGGGGTACGAGCTACCTTTATTTGAAAGACACGACCCGCGCTCTGGAGGACTACAATACGGCGATCCGGACGAATTATTTCGATCCGGCGGGCTACAACCGCCGGGGTGCGCTCTACATGGCGCAGAAGAAGTACGACCTGGCTCTGGCCGATTTCGACAAGGCGGTCGGCTACGATTCGACTTACGTTCCCTCCTATTTCCACCGGGCTATGGTCTACTCGAGCACGAAGCGTCCGGTGCAGGCGATCGAGGACTTTTCGCGGGCCATCGCGCTCGACTCGACCAATGCGCTGACCTATTTCAACCGGGCGATCCTGCGCACGCAGATCGGCGACTATAATCGGGCGCTCGACGACTACAACCGGGTAGCGTTCTACTCGCCGAACAACGTGCTGGTTTATTATAACCGGGCCGCGCTCTACGCTCAGCTGGGCGACTACGAGGCCGCGATCCGCGACTACTCGCGCGCGATCGAGCTCTATCCCGACTTCGCGAACGCCTATCTGGGGCGCTCGTCGCTGCGCTATATGACCAACGATCTGGAGGGGTCCCGCTCGGACAAGCAGACGGCCGAGCGCAAGATTGCCGAGTATCGCTCGAAACTCAACGACAGCACCTTCTCGATCTATGCCGATACGAGCCGTCGCTTCAATCAGTTGCTGTCGTTCGAGAGCGAGTTCGCCGGCAACCGGTACGAGAGCCTGAACGCCAAGACCGGCAACATCGCGCTGCTGCCGATGTTCAAGTTCTCGCTGATGACTGCCGACACGCTTCCGCGTCCCAATCTCCCGGGACAGTATTACGTCGAGCAGTCCGAGCGGTTCCTCCGCGACGTCGGCGACCGGGGGCTGCGCTGGGTCAACCGCGACAGCGATCTGCCCGCCGACACGCTGTTCGTGATCGACGCCGCTTTCGTCGACCGGCTGCGCGGCGGCGACGACTCGTGGCAGGCCTATTTCCTGCGCGGCGTCTCGCAGTCGCTGATCCGTCAGTACACGAGCTCCATCGCGAACTATACGGCGGCGATCGACCGCAATCCGTCGAACCCGTTCCTGTATGTCAACCGCAGTACGACGCAGAGTGAGATGATCGATTTCATTTCGTCGATCGACAACGGCTACCAGCGGATCGCCGTCGACAGCGATCCGAGCAGCCGGCTGAAGACTCGCTCCGATCGCGTATACGATTACGACGAAGCGATCGCCGACCTGAACAAGGCGGCCAAGCTGCTGCCCGACTTTGCCTATATCTACTACAACCGGGGCAATTTGCTCTGCCTTTCGGGCCGGATGCCCGAGGCGATCGAGGACTATACGCGGGCGATCGAGCTGAATCCGTCGTTCGGCGAGGCCTACTATAACCGGGGGCTGATCCAGATATATTTGAAGGATACCCGCAAGGGATGTCTCGACATGAGCAAGGCCGGCGAGCTGGGCGTGGCCGACGCGTACAAGGTGCTGAGGATTTACGGCCAGCCGCCGGGCCGGACCCGATAG